Proteins encoded together in one Gemmatimonadota bacterium DH-78 window:
- the ssb gene encoding single-stranded DNA-binding protein, with translation MSRSLNKVMLIGNVGSDPEVRATSSGARVAKVSVATNRTFQDRSGQQQERTEWHRLTFFGRLADIVEQYVKKGDRIYTEGRLEYSQTQDEQGNTRYWTDIVVNEMVMLGSSGGDSGGGFGGGGGGGGGFGGEDGAPSGGRPLSEPDDDLPF, from the coding sequence ATGAGTCGCTCGCTCAACAAGGTCATGCTCATCGGAAACGTCGGCAGCGACCCCGAGGTGAGGGCCACCTCGTCCGGCGCGCGCGTGGCCAAGGTGTCGGTGGCCACCAACCGCACCTTCCAGGACCGTTCCGGTCAGCAGCAGGAGCGCACGGAATGGCACCGGCTCACCTTCTTCGGACGGCTGGCCGACATCGTCGAGCAGTACGTGAAGAAGGGTGATCGCATCTACACCGAGGGCCGCCTCGAGTACTCCCAGACCCAGGACGAGCAGGGCAACACCCGCTACTGGACCGACATCGTCGTCAACGAGATGGTGATGCTCGGGTCGAGTGGAGGGGACTCCGGTGGAGGCTTCGGCGGCGGTGGGGGCGGGGGCGGCGGCTTCGGCGGCGAGGACGGCGCTCCCTCGGGTGGCCGTCCACTGAGCGAGCCGGACGACGACCTGCCCTTCTAG
- a CDS encoding enoyl-CoA hydratase-related protein has translation MTDTPLVLVDIDDEIAVVTINRPDKLNALNGAVIDAIGRAFDELRDDDAVRGVILTGAGEKAFVAGADIAELVKMDGLTGVATSRQGQVVFSAIESFPKPVVAAVGGYSLGGGCEVALACHLRVASENALFGLPEVGLGIIPGYGGTIRLARLIGLGRAVEMTLTGDPIKADRALELGLVSAVVPRDELLDRSKKLLRRITRNGPVAVRAALESIYGALDASSDQAHTFESSLFGLLASTADMKEGMSAFLEKRKPEFHGR, from the coding sequence ATGACCGACACTCCCCTCGTTCTGGTCGACATCGACGACGAGATCGCCGTCGTAACCATCAACCGCCCCGACAAGCTCAACGCGCTCAACGGCGCGGTGATCGACGCCATCGGGCGGGCCTTCGACGAGCTGCGTGACGACGACGCGGTGCGGGGCGTGATCCTCACCGGGGCGGGCGAGAAGGCCTTCGTCGCGGGCGCCGATATCGCCGAGCTCGTGAAGATGGACGGACTGACCGGAGTGGCCACGAGTCGGCAGGGCCAGGTGGTGTTTTCGGCCATCGAGTCGTTTCCGAAGCCGGTGGTCGCGGCCGTGGGGGGGTACTCGCTCGGAGGCGGGTGCGAGGTGGCACTCGCCTGTCACCTGCGGGTGGCGTCGGAGAATGCGCTTTTCGGGCTGCCCGAGGTGGGGCTGGGCATCATTCCCGGCTACGGCGGCACGATTCGCCTCGCCCGGCTCATCGGCCTCGGGCGAGCGGTCGAGATGACGCTGACCGGCGACCCGATCAAGGCCGACCGAGCGCTGGAGCTGGGGCTCGTGAGCGCGGTGGTGCCCCGTGACGAGCTGCTCGACCGGTCGAAGAAGCTGCTCCGTCGGATCACCCGCAACGGCCCGGTGGCGGTGCGGGCGGCTCTGGAGTCGATCTACGGAGCCCTCGACGCTTCGTCCGACCAGGCGCACACCTTCGAGTCGTCGCTCTTCGGGCTGCTCGCCTCCACGGCCGACATGAAGGAGGGCATGAGCGCCTTTCTCGAGAAGCGGAAGCCGGAGTTTCACGGGCGCTGA
- a CDS encoding L,D-transpeptidase family protein — protein sequence MSRPVGIALAVALLVAAGLMWFRASERSASAAEDLAVVATRATEAAWPEAVRTHYADPGASLIWIHQPRHREQMAAALDRAALEGISDEELDVAGVREHLVRVEEGSQTERAESELELSSALLRLADVYARGSRLLTDTEVEWRMDRDPEPDHTFLAAVAETGVAPALDSLRPVIDVHDRTVDALARYRTRAEGEGEWPRITHVVETAVERGDTHPVVAEIRNRLRGGMDDAERALAESGSDRAEHLDDDLAKAIALFQARHGIAVDSVAGPETIAAMNVSLADRIDQLALNLDRFRRLPRDFGERAILVNVAGFELRVLEHNRPTLQMAVVVGQPEWRTNVFSDSIEYLEVNPYWHVPESIEAAETLPRAQEDPNYLTENRISVVAEGDNLGDPIDPSGIDWAEMSADDMPYDFRQEPGPENALGQIKFMFPNDYNIYLHDTPADALFQEDFRAFSHGCIRLERPFELAEYVLRHGSEYTAEELAAVRESGERTRFDLSTPLPVYIAYLTAWVDDDGRVRFHQDVYDLDEKEEAALGRAS from the coding sequence ATGAGTCGGCCTGTCGGCATCGCCCTCGCGGTCGCACTTCTCGTGGCCGCGGGCCTGATGTGGTTCCGCGCGTCGGAGCGTTCGGCGAGTGCGGCGGAAGACCTCGCGGTGGTCGCGACTCGAGCGACCGAGGCCGCGTGGCCGGAGGCGGTGCGCACGCACTACGCGGACCCCGGTGCCTCGCTGATCTGGATCCACCAGCCTCGCCACCGGGAGCAGATGGCGGCCGCGCTCGACCGGGCCGCCCTCGAGGGAATTTCCGACGAGGAGCTCGACGTGGCAGGCGTGCGCGAGCACCTCGTGCGGGTGGAGGAGGGATCGCAGACCGAGCGGGCGGAGTCGGAACTGGAGCTCTCCAGTGCGCTCCTTCGACTGGCCGACGTCTACGCACGCGGGAGCCGGTTGTTGACCGACACCGAGGTGGAGTGGCGCATGGATCGCGATCCCGAGCCCGATCACACCTTCCTCGCGGCCGTTGCGGAGACGGGGGTCGCACCCGCCCTCGACTCCCTGCGTCCGGTGATCGACGTGCACGATCGAACGGTCGACGCCCTCGCGCGCTACCGCACCCGAGCGGAGGGCGAGGGTGAGTGGCCTCGAATCACGCACGTGGTCGAAACGGCGGTCGAGCGGGGCGATACGCACCCTGTGGTGGCCGAGATCCGCAACCGACTCCGGGGCGGCATGGACGACGCGGAGCGGGCGCTCGCGGAGAGCGGTTCCGACCGGGCCGAGCACCTGGACGACGACCTCGCGAAGGCCATCGCCCTCTTTCAGGCGCGCCACGGCATCGCGGTGGACTCGGTCGCCGGACCCGAGACGATCGCCGCGATGAACGTCTCCCTCGCCGACCGCATCGACCAGCTCGCCCTCAACCTCGATCGCTTCCGCCGCCTCCCGCGCGATTTCGGAGAGCGGGCGATCCTGGTGAACGTGGCCGGTTTCGAGTTGCGGGTGCTCGAGCACAACCGCCCCACCCTGCAGATGGCCGTGGTGGTCGGACAGCCCGAGTGGCGCACGAACGTCTTCAGCGACTCGATCGAGTATCTCGAGGTCAACCCGTACTGGCACGTGCCGGAGTCGATCGAAGCCGCCGAGACGCTGCCCCGGGCGCAGGAAGACCCGAACTACCTGACCGAGAACCGAATCAGCGTGGTGGCCGAGGGCGACAACCTCGGCGACCCGATCGACCCGAGCGGCATCGACTGGGCGGAGATGAGCGCCGACGACATGCCGTACGACTTTCGTCAGGAGCCCGGACCCGAGAACGCGCTGGGGCAGATCAAGTTCATGTTCCCCAACGACTACAACATCTACCTGCACGACACACCGGCCGACGCCCTCTTTCAGGAGGACTTCCGCGCCTTCAGTCACGGATGCATCCGGCTGGAGCGACCGTTCGAACTCGCGGAGTACGTTCTCCGGCACGGATCGGAGTACACCGCCGAGGAGCTCGCCGCCGTGCGGGAATCCGGCGAGCGGACACGCTTCGACCTGTCGACGCCCCTTCCCGTCTACATCGCCTACCTGACCGCATGGGTCGACGACGACGGCCGCGTCCGCTTCCACCAGGACGTCTACGACCTCGACGAGAAGGAGGAGGCCGCGCTGGGGAGGGCGTCGTGA
- a CDS encoding DUF4235 domain-containing protein, with product MLHRETRWKLAHASAGLLAAWLTRQALDALWRRTAHSPAPTSAERDAPSAEPAPTLLWALGTAAAVAVGRVLADEGARRLWAAVDGHTPPRG from the coding sequence ATGCTGCACCGCGAAACCCGCTGGAAGCTGGCCCACGCATCGGCCGGCCTGCTCGCGGCCTGGCTGACGCGCCAGGCGCTCGACGCCCTGTGGAGGAGAACCGCCCACTCCCCCGCTCCGACCAGTGCCGAGCGCGACGCCCCCTCCGCCGAGCCCGCCCCGACGCTCCTCTGGGCCCTCGGCACCGCTGCGGCGGTCGCGGTCGGTCGCGTGCTGGCGGACGAGGGAGCGCGCCGCCTGTGGGCCGCGGTCGACGGACACACCCCTCCCCGCGGTTGA
- a CDS encoding AI-2E family transporter, whose protein sequence is MSPADPRHPLRIGVERFVLAALLLATLRIGRPVLLPLVSAGIATLLLLPSVRLLERLHLPRALASATVLLALVAGVAFGVSQLQGPAAEWMQRAPEDLGELQVKLQELREPVETVVEAADQVEEMAEGGGEEAAEVEVAPESGPSLSDRLLGMTWQTITFFVLLIVLVFFMLVGRERIVAKVVLLAPDSDAWGRVVSCASSIRVQLSTFVVTMTLINIGLGIGVGTALHLLGYPNPILWGTLVAVLNFVPYLGSATGILIVGVVGLLIFDTASPALGAMAIYLVLTSLEGTLISPALLSRRLSLDPVVTLVGILVMGFVWGVPGVLLTVPILVSVKVVAEHHEGGAMIAALIGEDHPAVPSRDGREVEGGPAPEATVPS, encoded by the coding sequence ATGAGCCCGGCTGATCCCCGTCACCCGCTTCGCATCGGCGTCGAGCGCTTCGTGCTCGCGGCCCTCCTTCTCGCCACGCTCCGCATCGGCCGCCCCGTGCTGCTCCCGCTGGTGAGCGCCGGGATCGCAACGCTGCTTCTGCTGCCCTCCGTGCGCCTGCTCGAACGTCTTCACCTGCCCCGCGCGCTGGCTTCCGCCACCGTCCTCCTCGCACTCGTGGCGGGGGTCGCATTCGGTGTGTCGCAGCTTCAGGGTCCCGCGGCCGAGTGGATGCAGCGCGCTCCCGAAGACCTCGGCGAACTGCAGGTCAAGCTGCAGGAGCTGCGCGAGCCGGTGGAGACGGTGGTCGAGGCCGCCGACCAGGTGGAGGAGATGGCCGAGGGCGGGGGCGAGGAAGCCGCCGAGGTGGAGGTGGCTCCCGAGTCGGGCCCCTCGCTCTCCGATCGGCTCCTGGGCATGACCTGGCAGACGATCACCTTCTTCGTGCTTCTGATCGTGCTCGTCTTCTTCATGCTGGTGGGGCGCGAGCGCATCGTCGCGAAGGTGGTTCTGCTGGCCCCCGACTCCGATGCGTGGGGCCGCGTGGTGTCGTGCGCTTCGTCGATCCGGGTGCAGCTCAGCACCTTCGTGGTGACCATGACGCTCATCAACATCGGCCTCGGGATCGGCGTGGGCACGGCGCTCCACCTGCTCGGGTATCCCAACCCCATCCTCTGGGGTACCCTCGTGGCGGTGCTCAACTTCGTGCCCTACCTCGGCTCGGCCACGGGAATCCTGATCGTGGGGGTGGTGGGACTCCTGATCTTCGACACCGCCTCCCCGGCGCTCGGCGCGATGGCGATCTACCTCGTGCTCACCTCGCTCGAAGGCACCCTCATCTCGCCCGCGCTGCTCAGCAGGCGACTCAGCCTCGACCCGGTCGTCACCCTGGTCGGAATTCTCGTGATGGGATTCGTGTGGGGCGTGCCCGGCGTGCTGCTCACGGTGCCCATTCTGGTGTCGGTCAAGGTGGTGGCCGAGCATCACGAGGGGGGCGCGATGATCGCGGCGCTCATCGGCGAGGACCACCCCGCGGTGCCGAGTCGTGACGGTCGAGAGGTCGAGGGTGGACCCGCACCGGAAGCGACCGTCCCATCCTGA
- a CDS encoding DNA replication/repair protein RecF codes for MRLTHLSIRRFRNLESQELDLPPEGVALVGENAQGKSNFLEAIYYLETFRSFRGARDDQLIAFGEEVFRVAGRLTSPDASEPAVEVAAAFQRKGRKKKVTVDGAEPERLSDGLGRLAAVIFSPSDVAIVNEGPSERRRFLDIVLSLNVPGYLRSLQTYRQALQQRNAALKDGRSSAVVSVWDEPLVRSGAEVTAERARWIESVSEEFTGYYTEVSGGQSAVPTYKPSVDTDRPTDAGAAADAYRDGLAAVADRERRMGTTVVGPHRDEVTFAIEGDRDLDVRDYGSGGQRRTAALALRLVEASTIRAARGQEPIVLMDDVFAELDEGRSERILQLIEREETGQVILTVPKESDVKVRRDALPRWGIRDGKILT; via the coding sequence GTGCGGTTGACCCACCTCTCGATCCGGCGGTTCCGCAACCTGGAGTCCCAGGAACTGGACCTTCCTCCCGAAGGGGTGGCTCTCGTGGGCGAGAACGCTCAGGGGAAGTCGAACTTTCTCGAGGCGATCTACTACCTGGAGACCTTCCGCTCCTTTCGCGGGGCCCGCGACGATCAGTTGATCGCCTTCGGCGAAGAGGTGTTTCGGGTGGCGGGGCGGTTGACCTCGCCCGACGCGTCGGAGCCGGCCGTGGAGGTCGCGGCCGCCTTCCAGCGGAAGGGTCGGAAGAAGAAGGTCACGGTCGACGGGGCCGAGCCGGAGCGGCTGTCCGACGGGTTGGGGCGGCTGGCGGCGGTCATCTTCTCGCCGTCGGACGTCGCGATCGTGAACGAGGGGCCCTCGGAGCGCCGGCGCTTTCTCGACATCGTGCTGTCGCTGAACGTGCCGGGCTACCTGCGGTCGCTGCAGACCTACCGGCAGGCGCTGCAGCAGCGGAACGCCGCCCTCAAGGACGGGCGCAGCTCCGCGGTGGTGTCGGTGTGGGACGAGCCGCTCGTGCGCTCGGGCGCGGAGGTCACGGCCGAGCGGGCGCGCTGGATCGAGTCGGTGAGCGAGGAGTTCACCGGCTACTACACCGAGGTGTCGGGTGGTCAGAGCGCCGTCCCGACCTACAAGCCGAGCGTCGACACGGATCGGCCCACGGATGCGGGCGCGGCCGCCGACGCCTATCGTGACGGGTTGGCCGCCGTGGCCGACCGGGAGCGACGCATGGGCACGACGGTGGTGGGACCCCATCGCGACGAGGTCACCTTCGCCATCGAGGGCGATCGCGACCTCGACGTGCGCGACTACGGATCGGGGGGGCAGCGGCGCACGGCGGCGCTCGCCCTGCGCCTCGTGGAGGCCTCGACGATCCGGGCCGCGCGCGGGCAGGAGCCCATCGTACTGATGGACGACGTCTTCGCCGAGCTCGACGAGGGGCGCAGCGAACGCATTCTGCAGTTGATCGAGCGGGAGGAGACGGGCCAGGTGATCCTGACCGTGCCGAAGGAGAGTGATGTGAAGGTGCGTCGCGACGCCCTGCCTCGGTGGGGCATTCGCGACGGGAAGATCCTCACGTGA
- a CDS encoding DUF721 domain-containing protein, translated as MRGSDGKAPSKVGSFLEGFLEKQGIREQVERVGVLEEWSERVGPKIAEVTRARSVAERTLFVEVRSSAWLMELNMMKGRILARLNESRPEAPLEKLVFVLSQDG; from the coding sequence GTGAGAGGGTCCGACGGCAAGGCTCCCTCGAAGGTGGGGAGCTTTCTGGAGGGGTTTCTGGAGAAGCAGGGCATCCGCGAGCAGGTGGAGCGGGTGGGGGTGCTCGAGGAGTGGAGCGAGCGGGTGGGGCCGAAGATCGCCGAAGTCACGCGCGCGCGATCGGTGGCCGAACGCACCCTCTTCGTGGAGGTGCGCTCGAGCGCCTGGCTGATGGAGTTGAACATGATGAAGGGGCGGATCCTCGCCCGGCTCAACGAGAGCCGGCCCGAGGCCCCGCTGGAGAAGCTGGTCTTCGTCCTGTCGCAGGACGGCTGA
- the gyrB gene encoding DNA topoisomerase (ATP-hydrolyzing) subunit B has protein sequence MADNEKKKGGDYTAGQIQVLKGLEAVRKRPGMYIGSTSSRGLHHLVYEVVDNSIDEAMAGFCSEVVVTIHEGDAITVVDDGRGIPVDVHPVEKVPGVELAMTTLHAGGKFDKDTYKVSGGLHGVGVSVVNALSTWLEVTVRRDGSKYHQRFERGVKTKELENQGPAEGRGTTVSFQPDPEIFTEIVYNFDTLSHRLRELAFLNKGLKIVLEDERGDERVREEYMYEGGLAEYVTYLRGSRKPMHDTIVYFEASKPEAEIELAMQYDEGFSENTHTFVNNINTHEGGTHLTGFKAALTRTINDYARKNKIFKKDESLSGDDVREGLTCVLSVKVMEPQFEGQTKTKLGNSEVRGAVEAAVNEQLSMFLDENPKAAKSIIEKSLQAARAREAARKARDLARKKSALEGGILPGKLADCSLNEPSMCEIYLVEGDSAGGSAKMGRDRQYQAILPLKGKILNTERARIDKILSNDEIRAMITAIGAGIRDDFDIEKARYHKIIVMTDADVDGAHIRTLLLTFFFRQMPELVEAGYIYIAQPPLYRVHKGKKEFYAYNDAERDEYIQRLGGSSGVSLQRYKGLGEMNPDQLWKTTMDPETRTLMRVEIEDGAIASQLFDRLMGDDVEPRRAFIEKNAKFVKNLDV, from the coding sequence ATGGCGGACAACGAGAAGAAGAAGGGCGGGGACTATACCGCGGGGCAGATCCAGGTCCTGAAGGGTCTGGAGGCCGTGCGGAAGCGCCCCGGAATGTACATCGGCTCCACCTCGAGTCGCGGGCTGCATCACCTCGTCTACGAGGTGGTCGACAACTCGATCGACGAGGCCATGGCCGGCTTCTGCTCCGAGGTGGTGGTCACCATCCACGAGGGCGACGCGATCACGGTGGTCGACGACGGCCGAGGCATTCCGGTCGACGTGCACCCGGTCGAGAAGGTGCCCGGCGTCGAGCTGGCCATGACCACCCTCCACGCCGGCGGAAAGTTCGACAAGGACACGTACAAGGTGTCCGGCGGACTGCACGGCGTGGGTGTGTCGGTGGTGAACGCCCTCTCCACCTGGCTCGAGGTGACGGTTCGCCGCGACGGCAGCAAGTACCACCAGCGGTTCGAGCGGGGCGTCAAGACGAAGGAACTGGAGAACCAGGGGCCGGCCGAGGGGCGGGGCACCACGGTGTCGTTCCAGCCCGACCCCGAGATCTTCACCGAGATCGTCTACAACTTCGACACCCTCTCGCACCGCCTGCGCGAGCTCGCCTTCCTGAACAAGGGCCTCAAGATCGTGCTCGAGGACGAGCGCGGCGATGAGCGGGTGCGCGAGGAGTACATGTACGAGGGCGGGCTCGCCGAGTACGTCACGTACCTGCGCGGCAGCCGCAAGCCGATGCACGACACGATCGTCTACTTCGAGGCGTCGAAGCCCGAGGCGGAGATCGAGCTGGCCATGCAGTACGACGAGGGCTTCAGCGAAAACACGCACACCTTCGTCAACAACATCAACACGCACGAAGGCGGCACGCACCTCACCGGCTTCAAGGCGGCGTTGACGCGCACGATCAACGACTACGCGCGCAAGAACAAGATCTTCAAGAAGGACGAGAGCCTCTCGGGCGACGACGTGCGCGAGGGTCTCACCTGCGTGCTCAGCGTGAAGGTGATGGAGCCCCAGTTCGAGGGGCAGACCAAGACCAAGCTGGGCAACAGCGAGGTGCGGGGCGCGGTCGAGGCGGCCGTGAACGAGCAGCTCTCGATGTTCCTCGACGAGAACCCGAAGGCGGCGAAGTCGATCATCGAGAAGTCGCTCCAGGCGGCGCGCGCCCGCGAGGCCGCTCGCAAGGCGCGCGACCTCGCCCGCAAGAAGAGCGCGCTCGAGGGCGGCATTCTGCCGGGCAAGCTCGCCGACTGCTCACTCAACGAGCCGTCGATGTGCGAGATCTACCTGGTGGAGGGTGACTCCGCCGGTGGGTCGGCCAAGATGGGCCGCGACCGCCAGTACCAGGCGATCCTTCCCCTCAAGGGAAAGATCCTGAACACCGAGCGGGCGCGCATCGACAAGATCCTCTCGAACGACGAGATCCGCGCGATGATCACGGCGATCGGCGCCGGCATCCGCGACGATTTCGACATCGAGAAGGCGCGGTATCACAAGATCATCGTGATGACCGACGCCGACGTCGACGGCGCTCACATCCGCACCCTGCTGCTCACCTTCTTCTTCCGGCAGATGCCGGAGCTGGTGGAGGCGGGCTACATCTACATCGCGCAGCCGCCGCTCTACCGCGTGCACAAGGGCAAGAAGGAGTTCTACGCCTACAACGACGCGGAGCGCGACGAGTACATCCAGCGGCTGGGCGGTTCGAGCGGCGTCTCGCTGCAGCGGTACAAGGGTCTCGGTGAGATGAACCCGGATCAGCTCTGGAAGACCACGATGGATCCGGAGACGCGCACCCTGATGCGGGTGGAGATCGAAGACGGGGCGATCGCCTCGCAGCTCTTCGATCGCCTGATGGGCGACGATGTGGAGCCCCGGCGCGCCTTCATCGAGAAGAACGCCAAGTTCGTGAAGAACCTCGACGTCTGA
- a CDS encoding DUF3224 domain-containing protein: MTAEGDFEVTMTPLESDEGAGATLARLRLEKRYTGDLEATATGWMMSAVTATQGSAGYVALERVTGRLWGREGSFVLQHDGITDSGAPHLIVQVVPDSGTGELTGLRGTLEIIIDAEGHHYRFEGELAGAG; the protein is encoded by the coding sequence ATGACCGCCGAAGGCGACTTCGAGGTGACGATGACTCCGCTGGAGTCGGACGAGGGGGCCGGTGCCACCCTCGCCCGGCTCCGGCTGGAGAAGCGCTACACCGGCGACCTCGAGGCGACGGCGACCGGCTGGATGATGTCGGCGGTGACCGCCACCCAGGGCTCGGCAGGATACGTGGCGCTCGAGCGCGTGACCGGTCGTCTATGGGGCCGCGAGGGCAGCTTCGTGCTCCAGCACGACGGCATCACGGACTCCGGTGCGCCGCACCTGATCGTGCAGGTCGTGCCCGACTCCGGCACCGGCGAACTCACCGGCCTGCGCGGCACGCTGGAGATCATCATCGACGCCGAGGGGCATCACTACCGGTTCGAAGGGGAACTGGCGGGAGCGGGCTGA
- a CDS encoding mechanosensitive ion channel domain-containing protein, producing the protein MDGFDLDNLMEQIQLLAGEWGLKVIGALAVVFIGRIIAGWLRGLTRKGLTRADFDPTLVPFLANLAFIALMTFVLISAAGLVGIPISSFVAVIGAAGLAVALAFQGTLSNFSSGVMLLTFRPFKVGDFVEVGGVSGTVKEIGVFVTTLTTPDNVQIVMPNTAISGDTIKNYSANATRRIDLVMGVGYGDDLNVAISTIREVLSEDSRVLADPAPQVAVSELGDSSVNIVVRPWVNGADYWPTRFDLTKELKERLEAAGCEIPFPQRDVHFFYENAPVEGSKSGPTAA; encoded by the coding sequence ATGGACGGATTCGATCTCGACAACCTGATGGAACAGATCCAGCTCCTCGCCGGGGAGTGGGGCCTCAAGGTGATCGGGGCTCTCGCGGTGGTCTTCATCGGGCGCATCATCGCCGGCTGGTTGCGCGGCCTGACCCGCAAGGGCCTCACCCGGGCCGACTTCGACCCGACGCTGGTGCCCTTCCTGGCGAATCTGGCCTTCATCGCCCTGATGACCTTCGTGCTGATCTCGGCCGCCGGCCTCGTCGGTATTCCGATCAGCTCGTTCGTGGCGGTCATCGGTGCCGCGGGCCTCGCCGTGGCGCTGGCCTTCCAGGGCACGCTGTCGAACTTCAGCTCGGGCGTGATGCTGCTCACCTTCCGCCCCTTCAAGGTGGGCGACTTCGTGGAGGTGGGCGGCGTGAGCGGCACGGTGAAGGAGATCGGCGTGTTCGTGACCACCCTGACCACCCCCGACAACGTCCAGATCGTGATGCCGAACACCGCGATTTCGGGCGACACCATCAAGAACTACTCGGCCAACGCCACTCGCCGCATCGACCTCGTCATGGGCGTCGGATATGGCGACGACCTGAACGTGGCGATCAGCACCATCCGCGAGGTGCTTTCCGAGGACTCCCGGGTGCTCGCCGACCCCGCCCCGCAGGTGGCCGTCAGCGAGCTCGGCGACTCCAGCGTGAACATCGTGGTGCGCCCCTGGGTGAACGGGGCCGACTACTGGCCCACCCGCTTCGACCTCACCAAGGAGCTCAAGGAGCGCCTCGAAGCTGCCGGCTGCGAGATCCCCTTCCCGCAGCGCGACGTGCACTTCTTCTACGAGAACGCCCCCGTGGAGGGCTCGAAGTCGGGACCGACCGCGGCCTGA